One genomic segment of Tubulanus polymorphus chromosome 4, tnTubPoly1.2, whole genome shotgun sequence includes these proteins:
- the LOC141903456 gene encoding formin-like protein 3, with protein sequence FYVHEQFREYMEMLSPLSEDEERELRMLSVEEKWKIIFNLQIRAPILPLDFYLEQIRKYLASCTERPRSKSLSRAWGAHSKEKDNSLGSLLKKLKLDIKMSYDSFVRDFLNETNNGVDLLISVLKEIQKEQLNKHNGNKKSKHEIQKKNLTEEYDCLLCLKFASRMKEMTYSLVKSQNGCEIISHCLMSSYSRTRIVALELLTLCCDIPSGYPRVMEAMSYCRLKFGESVRFKFLVGMLLSQGPTFIHFQGACMKFLNKMINCEDNMNARVYIQYELELAGLDVDSLEKHSKKGEGIEFDELQKELVVWRENYLNVQNIQSNLNSVEGRNIILRQEVDLLQQKLKTSEKEKTTVKKQLSEMTDRCDEYRDRAASLQDAVENLTQLYKERTGKEAQKDVTALEEVMKPLEQPPTSETLTVESRRNSASSLYSIEHALVAGEPPPVAPPAPPPMLPRRMPSKSPLPAVNLPLLNWTAMNDVKNTVFTKIEDEERIYDELDFRELDRLFEMKIRKEGKASRDRRERALKRLQQQVKFIEIARARNMVITKRRIGHTSRMIRDFIDKLNLENLPGEYAELLIKFIPAKDELRMLAQHAKDYSNMAEAEQFMFQLAQVERLEPKLSVMAYMSVFDDLINCLAPQIESVTKASESILKCKKLQKIFEIILAYGNYMNSMKRGYASGFKLDTLYKLSDIKSSDRSKTLLHFLVGTVEKKYPELLDFYEEIHLNVKKGASIQAILSDVHSLRTGFSLVKSEREKQDEISQQLDDFFEYASVHVPKIADSSRHMEEVYKEVCVAYGETNKSIEPDAFFAIFADFIRSFQCALWENNHEGEARPHSDGSQMSHHVTLTRHGSGLADFAKSVADKAIARHRAESDNQNEPTKRNSNKDITVGYVTEVEYTNKNLFTTYLPRGFNDDMSSQCDHSTDSNWCLKGLKQESALVVDSDVDSGKHSMSHLASDSESECNIDFSKDTFNRAFQSLEKAIYDIPDSPKPSNFIQSRPNVYTVTKAITHF encoded by the exons TTTTACGTTCACGAGCAATTTCGCGAATATATG GAAATGCTGTCTCCACTCAGTGAAGATGAAGAACGTGAACTGCGCATGCTGAGCGTCGAAGAAAAATGGaagatcattttcaatttg CAAATCAGAGCGCCAATTCTTCCATTGGATTTCTACTTGGAACAAATTCGAAAATACCTGGCTAGTTGCACGGAGCGACCGCGGAGCAAGTCGCTATCCAGAGCATGGGGCGCTCATTCAAAAGAGAAAGATAACTCATTGGGCAGTTTGCTTAAGAAGCTGAAATTGGACATTAAGATGTCTTACGATAG TTTTGTCCGAGACTTTCTCAATGAAACGAACAACGGCGTCGACTTATTGATATCAGTGCTGAAGGAAATACAGAAAGAACAACTGAACAAACATAACGGGAACAAAAAGTCGAAACACGAGATTCAGAAGAAGAATTTA ACGGAAGAGTATGACTGCCTGTTGTGTCTGAAATTCGCCTCGAGAATGAAG GAGATGACGTACAGCTTGGTGAAATCTCAAAATGGTTGTGAAATTATTTCGCATTGTCTGATGAGCAGTTATAGCCGTACACGAATCGTAGCACTGGAG ttGTTGACTTTGTGCTGTGATATTCCCAGTGGCTATCCTAGAGTTATGGAGGCGATGTCGTATTGTCGGTTGAAATTTGGGGAATCCGTCAGATTCAAGTTTCTGGTCGGAATGCTTCTCAGTCAGGGGCCAACTTTCATACATTTCCAG gGGGCGTGCATGAAGTTTCTGAATAAAATGATCAACTGTGAAGACAATATGAACGCTAGAGTTTACATACAATACGAATTGGAATTAGCAGGACTTGACGTCGATTCACTTGAAAAG caTTCAAAGAAAGGCGAAGGAATTGAATTCGACGAACTGCAGAAAGAACTAGTCGTCTGGAGAGAAAACTATCTGAACGTACAAAATATCCAGTCAAATCTAAACAGCGTGGAAGGAAGGAATATCATATTGAGACAAGAG GTGGACTTACTACAACAAAAGCTTAAGACAtcggaaaaagaaaaaacgacAGTGAAAAAACAACTGTCGGAAATGACGGATAGATGTGATGAGTATCGCGATAGAGCCGCGTCACTGCAAGATGCCGTTGAAAATCTCACA CAACTGTATAAAGAAAGAACGGGAAAGGAAGCGCAGAAGGACGTCACCGCACTGGAGGAGGTGATGAAACCCCTGGAACAGCCGCCGACTTCAGAAACTCTGACAGTTGAGTCGAGGAGAAATTCAGCTTCATCTCTGTACTCTATAGAACACGCTTTAGTCG CCGGGGAACCACCTCCTGTGGCGCCCCCTGCCCCGCCACCGATGTTACCTCGACGGATGCCGTCTAAATCACCTCTACCAGCTGTTAATCTACCGTTACTCAACTGGACAGCCATGAACGACGTTAAAAATACTGTATTCACG AAAATCGAAGACGAAGAGAGGATATACGACGAACTAGATTTCAGGGAGTTGGACAGGTTGTTTGAAATGAAGATCAGAAAAGAAGGCAAAGCAAGTCGTGATCGACGAGAACGAg CTTTGAAGCGATTACAACAACAAGTAAAGTTCATCGAAATCGCAAGAGCGAGAAATATGG TTATCACTAAAAGAAGGATCGGCCACACTTCTCGCATGATCAGGGATTTTATCGATAAACTGAACTTAGAAAATCTTCCCGGAGAATACGCCGAATTGTTGATCAAATTCATTCCCGCCAAAGACGAG CTACGTATGCTTGCTCAACACGCCAAGGATTACAGCAATATGGCGGAAGCTGAACAGTTCATGTTCCAG TTAGCTCAAGTTGAACGTTTGGAGCCGAAACTCAGTGTAATGGCTTATATGTCAGTTTTTGATGATCTCATCAATTGTCTAGCACCT caAATCGAATCGGTTACGAAAGCGTCGGAATCTATTCTCAAGTGCAAAAAGttgcaaaaaatatttgag ATAATCTTGGCTTATGGAAATTACATGAACAGCATGAAAAGAGGTTACGCCAGTGGATTCAAACTAGATACGCTTTATAAG CTGAGTGATATCAAATCGAGCGACAGGTCGAAGACGTTACTGCACTTCCTCGTTGGAACAGTCGAAAAGAAATATCCCGAACTGCTCGACTTCTATGAGGAGATTCATCTGAATGTCAAGAAAGGGG CATCAATCCAGGCGATTTTGTCAGACGTACATTCCTTGCGAACTGGATTTTCTCTCGTAAAATCGGAACGTGAAAAACAAGACGAAATTTCTCAACAACTCGAT GATTTCTTTGAATACGCAAGCGTGCATGTACCGAAAATAGCGGATAGTAGTCGTCACATGGAAGAGGTTTACAAGGAAGTTTGCGTGGCGTATGGCGAAACCAACAAGTCTATTGAACCGGACGCATTCTTTGCGATATTCGCCGATTTCATTCGTTCGTTTCAG tGCGCTCTTTGGGAGAATAACCACGAAGGCGAAGCGAGGCCGCATTCAGACGGATCTCAGATGTCCCACCATGTCACCCTCACGAGACACGGGTCAGGGCTTGCAGATTTCGCAAAGTCAGTAGCCGACAAGGCAATCGCTAGACACCGCGCGGAAAGCGACAATCAAAACGAACCGACGAAAAGAAACTCGAATAAAGACATCACAGTCGGTTATGTTACCGAAGTAGAATATACAAACAAGAACTTGTTCACGACATATTTACCACGAGGATTCAACGACGACATGTCATCACAATGCGATCATTCTACCGACTCAAACTGGTGTTTGAAAGGACTAAAACAAGAATCGGCTCTGGTAGTCGACTCGGACGTTGATTCCGGGAAGCATTCGATGTCGCATCTCGCCTCGGACTCAGAATCCGAATGCAATATCGACTTTTCGAAGGACACGTTCAACCGCGCTTTTCAGAGTTTAGAAAAAGCTATCTACGATATTCCGGATAGTCCTAAACCATCGAATTTCATCCAGTCACGCCCTAATGTATACACCGTAACTAAAGCAATTACTCATTTTTAA
- the LOC141903694 gene encoding uncharacterized protein LOC141903694 — MSRGVRDLRELICVSRLTYRNSDDEADLSDISDALSLSGDAFSGSSGRESSNSSVLHCDSGISTNGERVSPESVGHAIGAARDFNGAKNPKSKSKTKRKKKKKKPPTVNVPVGHEFPKPEALPPVRSSSARSESSSDSASALKPCENEHDFDGNFDYMFQYIDATLLGELLPKANESVSDLSLWCHHGDNFIEFAHFLMTDFPALKWQEILQLEHSILIDELSLLFAAGRDSGTVRYGDLMKLIGAVLREYPAKLFSSRGSFLFLNYLDVLSSERADSYKRLLTDVKIRTTNRMQAQWALAIRAYALANIWYAVVTFYRRLSSSKPEDFLKKLNLQILKEDMSQRRLYQAIKRGFVDVVNYFIKSGKIDPRIQDEHQRSLIFIAVMHNQDKVLKFLLTQVKPKIDPEAPADSGNTPLHAAANSGSASMVRTLLNFGRVDVNKVNKHCDNATALHMAVLHGHKDVVEVLLSVGADQSMKMDGLTAADIARDFHHEDIVELFGVSDSPRE, encoded by the exons ATGAGTCGAGGTGTGCGCGACTTGAGAGAATTGATTTGTGTTTCGCGACTAACTTATCGAAATAGCGACGACGAGGCAGATCTCAGCGATATATCCGATGCTTTATCGTTATCCGGTGATGCATTCAGCGGATCATCCGGCCGGGAGTCGTCGAATAGTAGCGTATTACACTGCGACTCCGGTATAAGTACGAACGGTGAACGCGTTAGTCCGGAGTCAGTCGGTCACGCGATCGGCGCCGCGCGCGATTTCAACGGCGCTAAAAACCCGAAATCTAAATCGAAAACGAAacgtaaaaagaaaaagaagaaaccgCCGACAGTGAACGTGCCCGTCGGACACGAGTTCCCGAAACCGGAGGCGTTGCCGCCGGTGCGCAGTTCGAGCGCTCGCTCGGAAAGTTCGTCGGATTCGGCGTCAGCTTTAAAACCGTGCGAAAACGAACACGATTTCGACGGTAATTTCGACTACATGTTTCAATATATAGACGCGACGTTATTAGGCGAATTGTTACCGAAAGCGAACGAGTCGGTCAGCGATTTATCGTTGTGGTGTCACCATGGCGATAATTTCATCGAATTCGCTCATTTTCTGATGACCGATTTTCCCGCTTTGAAATGGCAGGAAATTCTTCAATTAGAACATAGTATTTTGATCGACGAGCTGTCGTTGTTATTCGCGGCGGGTCGCGACAGCGGCACCGTGCGCTACGGTGACCTGATGAAACTGATCGGCGCCGTGCTTCGCGAATATCCGGCGAAGTTGTTCAGCTCGCGAGGCTCGTTCCTGTTTCTGAACTATCTCGACGTGTTGTCGTCGGAGCGAGCCGATTCCTATAAACGACTTTTGACGGACGTTAAGATTCGCACGACGAATCGAATGCAGGCTCAGTGGGCGTTGGCGATTCGGGCGTACGCGCTGGCGAATATCTGGTACGCTGTAGTTACATTTTATCGACGATTGAGCTCGAGTAAACCCGAGGACTTCTTGAAGAAGTTGAATTTACAGATTCTGAAAGAAGATATGTCTCAACGAAGGCTTTACCAGGCTATTAA GAGAGGATTTGTGGATGtagtcaattatttcatcaagtCTGGCAAAATTGATCCTCGCATCCAGGACGAGCATCAGCGATCACTGATCTTCATTGCCGTCATGCACAATCAAGACAAAGTCTTGAAGTTTCTTTTGACCCAG GTGAAACCAAAAATAGATCCCGAGGCTCCCGCGGATAGTGGTAACACCCCTCTGCATGCGGCGGCTAACAGTGGCAGTGCTAGTATGGTTCGAACTCTTCTCAATTTTGGACGTGTTGATGTAAATAAAGTCAACAAACATTGTGATAACGCTACGGCTCTACACATGGCTGTACTACACG GACACAAAGATGTAGTGGAGGTTTTATTGTCAGTGGGTGCCGatcaatcaatgaaaatggATGGATTGACCGCGGCTGATATCGCTCGAGATTTCCATCACGAAGACATCGTCGAATTGTTCGGAGTTAGCGATTCTCCGCGAGAATGA